The Xyrauchen texanus isolate HMW12.3.18 chromosome 28, RBS_HiC_50CHRs, whole genome shotgun sequence genome has a segment encoding these proteins:
- the LOC127621949 gene encoding pre-mRNA-splicing regulator WTAP-like: MTNEEPLPKKVRLSESDMKTLTREELCTRWKQHEAYVQMLEVKYTDLNSNDVTGLKESEEKLKQQQQESARRENILVMRLATKEQEMQECTTQIQYLKQVQQPSAAQLRSSMVDPAINLFFLKMKGELEQTNDKLEQAQNELSAWKFTPDSQTGKKLMAKCRMLIQENQELGRQLSQGRIAQLEAELALQKKYSEELKSSQDELNDFIIQLDEEVEGMQSTILVLQQQLRETRQQLSQAQGISSGAGPSRTSPSASSEPPIQREAANTSSSTVGKDCGRVSNGPSNGNLSQRGVSVSSLYREASSADEDFPPSPSVSSPTHGGMSKLSNHSEDAGSQRGGEGYVTQLSAGYESVDSPTGSETSVTQHSNDTDSNADSHEAAAVSKVSRTAGTRHSTQNGLDSTAATVVTNASTGSVL, encoded by the exons ATGACCAATGAAGAACCTCTCCCGAAGAAG GTTCGCCTGAGTGAATCTGACATGAAGACCCTGACTCGAGAGGAGCTGTGTACCAG GTGGAAGCAGCATGAAGCTTATGTCCAGATGCTTGAGGTGAAATATACTGATTTAAACT CTAATGATGTGACGGGCCTTAAGGAGTCAGAGGAGAAGTTGAAGCAACAGCAGCAAGAGTCTGCACGCAGAGAGAACATTCTAGTGATGAGGCTTGCTACTAAGGAGCAGGAAATGCAAGAGTGTACG ACCCAAATCCAGTACCTGAAGCAAGTCCAGCAACCGAGTGCTGCTCAGCTGAGATCGTCCATGGTGGATCCCGCCATCAACTTATTTTTCCTCAAAATGAAGGGTGAACTGGAACAGACTAATGACAAACTGGAGCAAGCCCAAAATGAACTGAGTGCCTGGAAATTTACACCTGATAG CCAGACTGGTAAGAAGCTGATGGCGAAATGTCGCATGCTGATCCAGGAGAATCAGGAATTGGGGAGGCAGCTGTCACAGGGGCGCATCGCCCAGCTGGAGGCCGAGCTTGCCTTGCAGAAGAAGTACAGCGAAGAGCTAAAGAGCAGCCAAGATG AGCTGAATGACTTCATCATTCAATTGGATGAGGAGGTGGAGGGCATGCAGAGCACTATCCTGGTTCTTCAGCAGCAGTTGAGGGAGACCAGGCAGCAGTTGTCTCAGGCCCAAGGCATTTCTAGTGGAGCTGGCCCAAGCAGAACTTCACCTTCAGCCAGCTCTGAACCTCCCATTCAAAGAGAAGCTGCAAACACCTCCAGCTCCACTGTGGGGAAAGACTGCGGAAGGGTTTCCAATGGTCCCTCCAATGGTAATTTGTCTCAGAGGGGTGTTTCTGTGTCCAGTCTATATAGGGAAGCAAGCAGTGCAGATGAAGATTTCCCACCATCACCCTCTGTCTCCAGCCCCACCCATGGTGGCATGTCAAAACTCTCCAACCACTCAGAAGATGCAGGAAGCCAGAGGGGTGGAGAAGGGTATGTGACACAGCTAAGTGCAGGCTACGAGAGTGTGGACTCACCTACAGGCAGTGAGACATCAGTGACCCAGCACTCTAATGATACAGACTCCAATGCTGACTCCCATGAGGCCGCTGCTGTCTCCAAAGTCAGCAGGACTGCGGGTACGCGGCACAGCACTCAAAATGGTCTGGACTCAACTGCAGCAACAGTTGTGACCAATGCCTCCACAGGGTCTGTTTTGTAA
- the acat2 gene encoding acetyl-CoA acetyltransferase, cytosolic, with protein MNTDSIVIVSAARTPIGSFNGALSSVPLHDLGTVVIKNVLKRANVKPEEISEVIMGHVLTAGHGQNPARQASVGAGIPYSVPAWSCQMVCGSGMKSVCLGVQSIMTGESTIVVAGGMESMSRAPHILQMRSGVKMGDATLQDSILVDGLTDAFHNYHMGITAENVAKQWGVSREAQDQFAVTSQNRTEAAQKAGYFDQEIVPITVPSRKGPVEVKVDEFPRHGSNIDAMSKLKPYFVKDDSGTVTPGNASGINDGAAATVLMSQSEAQRRGLKPMARITSWAQAGLDPSVMGTGPIPAIRKAVEKAGWKLDEVDLFEINEAFAAQSVAVVQELNLNHEKVNVCGGAISLGHPLGMSGCRVLVTLLYALQRTGGRKGVASLCIGGGMGIAMCIERD; from the exons ATGAACACCGATTCGATTGTAATAGTTTCTGCTGCAAGGACTCCTATAG GCTCATTCAATGGAGCCCTTAGTAGTGTACCTCTCCATGATCTGGGGACAGTAGTCATTAAAAATGTGCTGAAGAGAGCCAATGTAAAGCCAGAAGAGATCTCAGAAGTCATCATGGGACATGTCCTCACTGCAG gtcatGGGCAGAACCCTGCCCGGCAGGCAAGTGTTGGAGCTGGTATCCCATATTCTGTGCCAGCATGGAGCTGTCAGATGGTGTGTGGCTCTGGGATGAAGTCTGTTTGTCTCGGGGTTCAGTCCATCATGACAGGAGAATCCACTATAGTGGTAGCAGGAGGCATGGAGAGCATGAGCCGG GCTCCTCACATATTGCAGATGAGGTCAGGGGTTAAAATGGGAGACGCTACTCTCCAGGACTCTATATTGGTTGATGGACTCACAGATGCCTTTCACAATTACCACATGGGTATCACAG CTGAGAATGTGGCCAAGCAGTGGGGTGTGTCCCGGGAAGCTCAGGACCAGTTTGCTGTAACCTCACAGAACAGAACTGAAGCAGCTCAGAAGGCTGGCTATTTTGACCAGGAGATTGTGCCCATTACTGTTCCCTCCAGGAAAG GTCCTGTTGAGGTGAAAGTTGATGAGTTTCCTCGGCATGGTAGTAATATTGATGCCATGTCCAAGCTGAAACCCTATTTTGTGAAGGACGATTCTGGTACAGTGACACCTGGCAATGCTTCTG GGATAAATGATGGAGCTGCAGCTACTGTTCTCATGAGCCAATCAGAGGCCCAGAGGCGGGGATTAAAACCAATGGCACGGATCACGTCCTGGGCTCAGGCAGGCCTTGACCCTTCAGTCATGGGCACAGGGCCAATTCCAGCTATTAGGAAAGCT GTTGAGAAAGCAGGATGGAAGCTGGATGAGGTGGATCTATTCGAGATAAATGAAGCTTTTGCAGCTCAGTCTGTTGCAGTGGTGCAAGAACTCAACCTGAACCATGAGAAG GTAAATGTGTGTGGAGGGGCTATCTCTCTTGGACATCCTCTTGGTATGTCTGGCTGCAGAGTGTTGGTGACCCTGCTCTATGCACTTCAGAGGACAGGGGGACGGAAAGGGGTTGCTTCACTATGTATAGGTGGTGGAATGGGGATTGCAATGTGTATAGAAAGAGACTAA